From Venturia canescens isolate UGA chromosome 3, ASM1945775v1, whole genome shotgun sequence:
AATAGAAGTTCACAAACGGCCATTGAAAGAGGATGAGATCGCCGCAATTTGCGAAGGAGTATTGCGAGGTTTGGACTATCTTCACGCGCTTGGTAGAATACATCGAGACGTGAAAGCCGGGAATATTTTATTGACCGAGAACGGTACGGTTAAACTCGCGGATTTTGGATCAGCGAGTATAAAATGTCCAGCAAACAGTTTCGTCGGAACTCCATATTGGATGGCTCCCGAAGTTATTCTGGCGATGGACGAAGGCCAGTACGATGGAAAAGTCGACGTATGGTCGTTAGGAATAACTTGCATCGAACTTGGTAAGATTTTATCTAATGCAAAGTCTTACTTATCTAAAGAACcctgaatgtttttttaattaaagtgGAATTTTATTACTCGTTGAACACAGGACATTTTACTGGATAAACATACACATCTCGTTGGTTAATTTCGGTagaaaacaaaagtgcagatctgttaatgaaaaacataaaacGTTTGAACGTAACCCAACAATGAATATCATGATTTTGAGCTAAATTCCACATTCAATGTTTCTTTAAATCAAATGATCGAACGAACtttcgaatgaatattttagCGGAAAGAAAACCTCCATATTTCAATATGAACGCTATGAGCGCCCTTTACCACATCGCTCAGAATGACACACCAACTTTGAACTCGCCGGATTGGACGGCGGTGTTTGGTCATTTTGTCGAAGTTTGTCTCACCAAGAGTCCAAACGATAGGCCGTCTTCCGGTAAATTGTTGAAAGTAAGTATGAAAATTTCCTTGAAATGATAAAAGGCGAAAATAGGGAAACAAATATATCAACGTCAAAGGAAACTTGAAACGTAAAATGATTATGTTTCAGCATCAATTTGTAACCAGGACCCGTTCACCACAAGTTTTAATAGATCTCATACAGAGAACTAAAGCCGCGGTGCGAGAATTGGATAATTTGAATTATcgtaaaatgaagaaaattctgATGATCGATTCGTGCGAGACTGAAAGTACAGTCGGAGATGCGGACGGTAAGTGAATTCAACGGACTATGATCAAACTAAATTTGAGTTGGAAGAAGtccaatattttcaaaaagcaAACctctttatttttaaatgataAAATGGGAATGATATAAATTATAGATACACCGGACGAGCAAACGGGCGGTGACAGTAGCAAGAGCAATTCCATAACATCCGAGCACTCGATTCATTCGATGGGTGTATCGGCGAGTTCGCAAAGTTCCTCGACAAACAGCTTGCCACTGCCGAACGCGGATGCGAACGATTATTCCTCGGGTTCCGTAAGAAATCGTCATAAAATATCGGCTGGAGTCACTGCCAATTTACTCGAGCACGGTGCCAACAATTTTGCCACAATACGAACTACCTCGATAGTCACGAAACAACAAAAGGAGCATATGCAAGAAGAGATGCACGAACAAATGAGCGGTTACAAGAGAATGAGAAGGGAGCACCAAGGAGCCttggtaaataaataaaaaactaattttACATGCTAACTGCATAAAATATCTCCGGaggatatttttcaataaaaagttTACCAGCCGAATTCATAAATCATGAAAACGATCAAAACTTGTGCAAATTGACtacgtatttttttaaagtggTCAATATGTTGATTCACTAATAGAGACCATTCCTTAAGggacattttcaaaaaaagagaggaaaaaattatgGAACTTCGATGTTACTCAAAAGGCTATCCTACTCTACTTTAGGGCCCAGTGAATTGCACTATTCAGTGGGTAGAGGCTTAATTGTTTCCCACAACTCTCTAGAAtgcacttttttgtttttatgttgaGTAGATGTTCAATATGTATAGATTTCGGGAATAAAAGGCTGCAAGGCACATTGTGGATTTCGGATAGTAGttgaaactttaaaaaaaaatatatatatatatatacatacatatatatgttgAAAGTTCGTATATTTTCTAGAAAGAATACGAATATCGATGTAAATTCCAGCCCGATTAGGATTTCCAAAACGTTTTTGCTTTGtcagaatatttattttcctcttCCTTATAGGTGAAACTTGAGGAAAGATGTAAAATGGAGGTGGAATCCCACAAACAACTTTTGGATAAGGAGTATGAGACGCTGCTCCAACAATTCAGTAAAGAACTTGAGAAACTTCAAATCAGACACGTACAAGAATTGGAGCGTAAGCTGAAGCAAAATCAAAATGCGGAGAAGAAACTTCATAAGGAGATAACGAGTAGACAAGAGGCGGATCGTAAAGCTCTCGAGGCTCAACAAAAACGAGAGTACAAGGTactgaattcatttttttatctactAGGATCAAAGACTGCTCAAGTTTCATcgtcaattaaaataaaatgttacaAACTAGTGccatgtatatttttttttattcgtcaagATCGTCGCTAATACTTTTTATCATTCCCGACTGAAGTTTTTAATTAACTTCAAAACCCCACGCGAGTATTCATAAAGggcgtagaaaaaaatgtcgtaaCGACTCAACTGTTgtgttcggttttttttttatacttgcaCGAGTAGCgaagataatgaaaaaaaatatggaaacaaAGCGAAAGGATAAGCatactttttttcgtattcccAATTATGGTCGTTAATTAACTTTTTTTAACACCCACGTGAATATTCAAAGATTGCATGTGACATTTACGATGTCTAATGAAAATACACTGCCTCCcaatcgattattattataccaCGACGTTTCGAGGCGATGTGCAACGAGCGACTCAACCAGGAGGGCGCGTGGGTCGTTGCAAAGTGGTATTAAAGTTTATTCTCGTCCACTTCAAACTTCATCTTTATTTTGTATATTATTTTCATAGGCTTACAAAGAGAGATGGAAGAAAGAATTGTCGCAGGACGAGGTTACACCAAAACGACAACGCGACGCGACTTTACAAAGCCAAAAGGATAATCTGAGACAAATGGAAGCACAGGAAGAACAACGACTCGCTCGAGGACAAAGAGAATATCTTGACCTCGAGATTCGAAAGttccggagaaaaaaattgctcatATTCCACAATCTCGAGCAAGAACTTCTTCGTGAAGTATGAGTGAAAGCGATACTCtaataagatttttttcacttttttcaatagaACTCGCTacaatttacgaaattttataggAATTAAACAAACGACAACAACAGTTGGAACAAGCGCACGCAATGCTTCTGCGGCACCATGAAAAGACACAGGAGCTCGAATACCGGCAACAAAGAGCGGTGCACTCGTTACGTGAGGATCAAGTTCAACGACAACACGCGACCGAGCTTTGTAATCAACAAGATTACATGCAACGGGCAGAACGTGATTTACGCAAAAAACACGCTCTCGAATTGAAACAACAACCCAAAAGTTTAAAGGTATTTGCGAATGCTTTTAGCAACATCATCGGCAGAAGTAAAACAATCGcaaatttttgcaaactaTTTTCTGAATAGTAAATCAAAATTAATAATACGAATGTATCTTTTGTTTACACATCAAATATCCACAGCAAAAAGAGATGCAAATTCGCAAGCAATTTAGAGAAACGTGCAAAATCCAAACGCGTCAATATAAAGCTCTCAAGGCTCAAATACTGCAAACGACAGCGAAGGACGAACAAAAGgctgttataaaaaaattgaaagaggaACAGAGGCGAAAACTTGCTCTTTTGGGTGACCAATACGAACAGAGTATAGCTGAAATGTTACAAAAACAAAGCATCAGGCTTGACGAGTCCCAGGAAGTGGAATGTCATCATTTAAAGGTGAATTTACATAAATTTATCACCCTTTCGAAAAGCCCTCGCCTGTTATGCTTCAGTTTTTTCTTTGCGCCATTGATAGCATGAAAGCGGGTCTTGATCAACAGTTTGTTGAAGGGAATAATTGTGAGCTCTCGTTTGCCAAGAacagttttttccttttctattTATGTCAGATGTCTTCAAATAGTGCCGAT
This genomic window contains:
- the Tao gene encoding serine/threonine-protein kinase Tao isoform X1, which translates into the protein MTDRSNEVSNGLTDGSLKPIRLKEQLRTRREEVGARQGDPSCSGEDKTNMPTVARPGSLKDPEIAELFEKNDPEKIFEDLREIGHGSFGAVYYARCLVTREIVAIKKMSYLGKQTVEKWQDILKEIRFLRQLNHPNTIEYKGCYLRDHTAWLVMEYCLGSASDIIEVHKRPLKEDEIAAICEGVLRGLDYLHALGRIHRDVKAGNILLTENGTVKLADFGSASIKCPANSFVGTPYWMAPEVILAMDEGQYDGKVDVWSLGITCIELAERKPPYFNMNAMSALYHIAQNDTPTLNSPDWTAVFGHFVEVCLTKSPNDRPSSGKLLKHQFVTRTRSPQVLIDLIQRTKAAVRELDNLNYRKMKKILMIDSCETESTVGDADDTPDEQTGGDSSKSNSITSEHSIHSMGVSASSQSSSTNSLPLPNADANDYSSGSVRNRHKISAGVTANLLEHGANNFATIRTTSIVTKQQKEHMQEEMHEQMSGYKRMRREHQGALVKLEERCKMEVESHKQLLDKEYETLLQQFSKELEKLQIRHVQELERKLKQNQNAEKKLHKEITSRQEADRKALEAQQKREYKAYKERWKKELSQDEVTPKRQRDATLQSQKDNLRQMEAQEEQRLARGQREYLDLEIRKFRRKKLLIFHNLEQELLREELNKRQQQLEQAHAMLLRHHEKTQELEYRQQRAVHSLREDQVQRQHATELCNQQDYMQRAERDLRKKHALELKQQPKSLKQKEMQIRKQFRETCKIQTRQYKALKAQILQTTAKDEQKAVIKKLKEEQRRKLALLGDQYEQSIAEMLQKQSIRLDESQEVECHHLKERLDYELEILMAYQSKNKMQAEAQRNRERRELEDRVSVRRALLEQKMELETQEFLQERSERIRLLHERHERELQQFDEESARIGFSALAIAEASKESYPDDESLSGSMLSLAHSNSSTSFPPNSL
- the Tao gene encoding serine/threonine-protein kinase Tao isoform X2 — its product is MPTVARPGSLKDPEIAELFEKNDPEKIFEDLREIGHGSFGAVYYARCLVTREIVAIKKMSYLGKQTVEKWQDILKEIRFLRQLNHPNTIEYKGCYLRDHTAWLVMEYCLGSASDIIEVHKRPLKEDEIAAICEGVLRGLDYLHALGRIHRDVKAGNILLTENGTVKLADFGSASIKCPANSFVGTPYWMAPEVILAMDEGQYDGKVDVWSLGITCIELAERKPPYFNMNAMSALYHIAQNDTPTLNSPDWTAVFGHFVEVCLTKSPNDRPSSGKLLKHQFVTRTRSPQVLIDLIQRTKAAVRELDNLNYRKMKKILMIDSCETESTVGDADDTPDEQTGGDSSKSNSITSEHSIHSMGVSASSQSSSTNSLPLPNADANDYSSGSVRNRHKISAGVTANLLEHGANNFATIRTTSIVTKQQKEHMQEEMHEQMSGYKRMRREHQGALVKLEERCKMEVESHKQLLDKEYETLLQQFSKELEKLQIRHVQELERKLKQNQNAEKKLHKEITSRQEADRKALEAQQKREYKAYKERWKKELSQDEVTPKRQRDATLQSQKDNLRQMEAQEEQRLARGQREYLDLEIRKFRRKKLLIFHNLEQELLREELNKRQQQLEQAHAMLLRHHEKTQELEYRQQRAVHSLREDQVQRQHATELCNQQDYMQRAERDLRKKHALELKQQPKSLKQKEMQIRKQFRETCKIQTRQYKALKAQILQTTAKDEQKAVIKKLKEEQRRKLALLGDQYEQSIAEMLQKQSIRLDESQEVECHHLKERLDYELEILMAYQSKNKMQAEAQRNRERRELEDRVSVRRALLEQKMELETQEFLQERSERIRLLHERHERELQQFDEESARIGFSALAIAEASKESYPDDESLSGSMLSLAHSNSSTSFPPNSL